Proteins found in one Lutimonas zeaxanthinifaciens genomic segment:
- a CDS encoding nucleoside deaminase, producing the protein MESPFTHEYFMKKAIQEAELAFEKNEVPIGAIIVIGDKIIARAHNLTETLNDVTAHAEMQAFTSASDYLGGKYLKKCTLYVTLEPCQMCAGASYWTQIDQIVFGATDPQRGYKHFGTSLHPKTKVTGGILEKECGEILTRFFIEKRNLN; encoded by the coding sequence ATGGAAAGCCCATTCACCCACGAATATTTCATGAAAAAAGCCATTCAGGAAGCTGAATTGGCCTTTGAAAAAAATGAAGTTCCTATCGGAGCCATCATCGTTATTGGAGATAAAATTATTGCAAGGGCCCATAACCTTACCGAAACACTCAATGATGTCACAGCTCACGCTGAAATGCAGGCTTTTACATCAGCTTCGGATTATTTGGGTGGCAAATATTTAAAAAAATGTACGCTTTATGTGACTCTCGAACCGTGCCAGATGTGTGCCGGAGCGAGCTATTGGACCCAAATTGACCAGATCGTCTTCGGGGCAACTGATCCACAACGTGGTTATAAGCATTTTGGAACATCGCTACACCCAAAAACCAAGGTAACAGGTGGCATTCTGGAAAAAGAGTGCGGTGAAATTCTGACCAGGTTTTTTATCGAAAAACGCAATTTGAATTAA
- a CDS encoding polysaccharide biosynthesis/export family protein: MKKIISFTLLIGLLFSCATKDDVVYFNGMDSSDNSIGLDSYSPTYHIDDELIIVVNALDAEAAKPFNKSSVNISQNIIDAQGRETIQTYRVDPDGNINFPVLGMLKIAGLNRAQATIMLQDKLSDYIKNPIVDIETVNYRITVLGEVNRPGTFTATNERITLVEAISLAGDLTIYGERENVLVIQDYDGKKTYTRVNLKSDELFNSPVYYLSQNDVVYVEPNKTRAKNSSIGAQTGVILTSMSLLISMTALVVTILNNN; the protein is encoded by the coding sequence ATGAAAAAAATTATATCCTTTACTTTATTAATTGGTTTATTGTTTTCTTGTGCTACCAAGGACGACGTAGTTTATTTTAATGGTATGGATAGTTCTGACAACTCCATTGGACTGGACAGTTACTCTCCAACCTATCATATTGATGATGAACTTATCATTGTTGTCAATGCCTTGGATGCGGAAGCGGCTAAGCCATTTAATAAATCTTCGGTGAATATATCTCAAAATATTATTGATGCTCAAGGGAGAGAAACTATACAAACTTACAGAGTGGATCCTGATGGCAATATTAATTTTCCTGTTTTGGGAATGTTAAAGATAGCTGGCCTGAACAGAGCACAAGCGACAATTATGCTGCAAGACAAGTTATCCGATTATATAAAAAACCCAATTGTAGATATTGAAACGGTTAATTATCGAATAACCGTTTTGGGAGAAGTTAACAGACCGGGAACCTTCACGGCAACAAACGAACGTATAACCTTGGTGGAAGCTATTTCACTTGCCGGGGATTTGACAATTTACGGTGAAAGAGAGAATGTTTTGGTTATACAGGATTATGATGGAAAAAAAACATATACTAGGGTTAATTTAAAATCTGATGAGCTTTTCAATTCACCGGTATATTACCTGTCTCAAAATGATGTGGTGTATGTTGAGCCAAATAAGACCAGAGCAAAAAATTCATCGATTGGAGCCCAAACAGGAGTCATATTGACCTCGATGAGTTTGTTGATTTCAATGACTGCGCTGGTCGTGACAATTTTAAATAACAACTAA
- the rsmI gene encoding 16S rRNA (cytidine(1402)-2'-O)-methyltransferase has translation MKNVDPDLDNTSKLYLVPTPIGNLEDITLRAIRILKEVDLILAEDTRTSSKLLKHYNIETPMLSHHMHNEHKMTERITERIAGGEKVALITDAGTPGISDPGFLLTRACIEKGLEVECLPGATAFVPALVNSGFPSDKFVFEGFLPIKKGRQTRLKTLAEETRTIIFYESPHKLNKTLDQFAVYFGEDRLVSVSRELTKMFEETLRGKIIDIKQHFLNNPPKGEIVIILKGADKK, from the coding sequence ATGAAAAACGTGGATCCCGATCTGGATAATACTTCAAAACTCTATTTAGTTCCCACACCTATTGGCAACCTGGAGGATATCACCCTGCGGGCCATACGGATCTTAAAAGAGGTAGATCTTATTTTGGCGGAAGATACCCGTACGTCTTCAAAATTGCTAAAGCATTATAACATAGAAACCCCGATGTTGTCGCATCACATGCACAACGAGCATAAAATGACCGAAAGAATCACTGAAAGGATAGCGGGTGGTGAGAAGGTTGCCCTGATCACGGATGCAGGTACGCCCGGAATTTCGGATCCGGGATTTCTTCTCACACGGGCCTGCATTGAAAAAGGCCTTGAAGTTGAGTGTCTACCGGGGGCAACGGCTTTTGTACCGGCACTTGTAAATAGTGGTTTTCCAAGTGATAAGTTTGTATTTGAAGGGTTTCTCCCCATTAAAAAAGGAAGGCAAACACGACTAAAGACATTAGCTGAAGAAACGAGGACCATCATTTTTTATGAATCTCCACATAAATTGAATAAAACCCTGGATCAGTTCGCAGTGTATTTCGGAGAGGACCGCTTGGTTTCTGTTTCAAGGGAATTGACAAAGATGTTTGAAGAAACGCTAAGAGGAAAAATCATTGATATCAAACAGCATTTTCTAAATAATCCTCCCAAAGGTGAAATTGTGATTATCCTGAAAGGAGCTGATAAAAAATAA
- a CDS encoding UDP-glucose dehydrogenase family protein, with translation MNITVVGSGYVGLVTGTCFAEMGNTVTCIDIDQDKIDKLKKGIIPIYEPGLESMVLKNVENKSLHFSTKLEDGLKRSKVVFIAVGTPMGEDGSADLQYVLSVAREIGQKMIHPLIVVDKSTVPVGTADKVKKVIEEELQSRNTDISFDVVSNPEFLKEGAAIQDFMKPDRIVIGAESPRAFEVMRDLYAPFTHNHDRMIEMDIRSAEMTKYVANAMLATKISFMNEIANICELVDADVNQVRIGIGSDSRIGYSFIYPGSGYGGSCFPKDVKALKKIAEDKGYQADLIASVEEVNDKQKLVIAEKIIQRFGEDLSDKTFALWGLAFKPGTDDMREAPAIYIVKELVKRGANIKAYDPKAMHEAKSFYLKDTPNVSYFNSKYETLGEANAMILLTEWKEFRSPDFEELKLNLKDPIIFDGRNQYSHLRLGSRGFEYYQIGKKPEILE, from the coding sequence ATGAACATTACCGTTGTTGGTTCAGGCTATGTAGGACTTGTAACAGGTACGTGTTTTGCCGAAATGGGAAACACCGTTACCTGCATCGATATTGACCAAGATAAAATCGATAAACTAAAGAAGGGAATTATTCCTATATATGAGCCAGGACTGGAGTCGATGGTTTTAAAAAATGTAGAAAACAAGAGTCTTCATTTTAGCACGAAACTGGAAGACGGTTTAAAAAGATCGAAAGTAGTTTTTATTGCAGTGGGTACACCCATGGGTGAGGACGGGTCTGCAGATCTTCAATATGTTTTAAGCGTCGCTCGTGAAATTGGGCAGAAAATGATACATCCTTTAATTGTTGTGGATAAGTCGACTGTTCCTGTTGGAACCGCAGATAAGGTAAAAAAGGTAATTGAAGAGGAACTTCAATCTCGGAATACAGATATCAGTTTTGATGTGGTTTCGAATCCGGAATTTTTAAAAGAAGGAGCCGCCATTCAGGATTTTATGAAACCCGACAGAATTGTTATTGGAGCGGAAAGCCCAAGAGCCTTTGAGGTCATGAGAGATCTCTATGCTCCTTTCACCCACAATCATGATCGAATGATCGAAATGGATATTCGCTCTGCGGAAATGACAAAATATGTGGCAAATGCCATGCTAGCTACCAAAATTTCTTTTATGAATGAGATTGCGAATATTTGTGAATTGGTGGATGCCGATGTAAATCAGGTTAGGATAGGGATTGGATCCGATTCAAGAATCGGTTACAGTTTTATTTATCCCGGAAGCGGGTATGGGGGTTCATGTTTCCCAAAAGATGTGAAGGCATTAAAAAAAATTGCAGAAGATAAAGGATACCAGGCAGACCTGATCGCTTCAGTTGAAGAAGTTAATGACAAACAAAAACTTGTCATTGCTGAAAAGATTATCCAACGATTTGGTGAAGACCTTTCAGATAAAACGTTTGCTCTTTGGGGACTGGCTTTTAAACCGGGGACTGATGATATGAGAGAGGCTCCGGCAATTTACATCGTTAAGGAATTGGTTAAAAGAGGGGCTAACATTAAGGCTTATGATCCAAAAGCCATGCATGAAGCTAAAAGTTTTTATTTAAAGGACACTCCTAATGTGAGTTATTTTAATTCGAAATATGAAACCCTGGGAGAGGCTAATGCCATGATTTTACTTACTGAATGGAAGGAGTTTCGTTCTCCTGACTTCGAGGAATTAAAATTAAATCTTAAAGACCCTATCATATTTGACGGCAGGAATCAATATTCCCACCTAAGACTTGGGTCTCGGGGATTTGAATATTATCAGATTGGCAAGAAACCAGAAATTTTAGAATAG
- the murI gene encoding glutamate racemase, producing the protein MRSNPIGIFDSGVGGLTIYEEIHRLLPNEDIIYLADSKNAPYGEKTKEEIIKISVKNTEFLLSKGCKLIVVACNTASTNAVKYLREHYELPFIRVQPAIKPAAMNSKTKIVGILATKSTLKSDLLFETSQRFAQGVEVVEQVGEGLVTLIESGKMHSEEMTMLLKKHIKPMMDKKIDHLVLGCTHYPFLTDQIEEIVGSSVKILDSGEAIARQTKVILEQEDLLNLDHGKINRMFYTNKDPQVMQKILDEFNEGFKAVKTDF; encoded by the coding sequence ATGCGTAGTAACCCCATCGGAATTTTTGACTCAGGAGTAGGAGGATTGACCATATATGAAGAGATTCATAGGCTATTGCCAAATGAAGATATTATTTATCTGGCGGACAGCAAAAATGCACCGTACGGAGAAAAAACCAAAGAAGAGATCATAAAAATCAGTGTAAAAAACACTGAATTTCTTCTCTCAAAGGGATGTAAATTAATCGTCGTTGCCTGCAATACAGCCTCAACAAACGCCGTAAAGTACCTCAGAGAACACTATGAGCTTCCATTTATCAGGGTACAGCCGGCAATAAAGCCTGCCGCAATGAACTCCAAGACGAAAATTGTCGGGATTCTCGCTACAAAAAGTACGTTAAAAAGTGATCTGCTCTTCGAAACTTCACAAAGGTTTGCTCAAGGCGTGGAAGTAGTTGAACAGGTTGGGGAAGGCCTAGTAACTCTAATCGAATCGGGGAAAATGCATTCTGAAGAGATGACAATGCTTTTGAAGAAACATATAAAACCCATGATGGATAAAAAAATAGATCATTTGGTCTTGGGTTGCACTCATTATCCTTTTCTCACCGATCAAATTGAAGAAATTGTGGGTTCTTCGGTCAAAATTCTCGATTCAGGTGAAGCAATAGCGAGACAAACCAAAGTAATTCTGGAACAGGAGGATTTACTGAATTTGGATCATGGAAAAATTAATCGCATGTTCTATACAAATAAGGATCCTCAGGTCATGCAGAAGATACTTGATGAATTTAATGAAGGATTCAAAGCCGTTAAAACTGATTTCTGA
- a CDS encoding dipeptide epimerase — MQLIIRTYNLELRHTFRISRQSFDHKKVMVVELKDGTISGYGEASENPYYNHNLGDMIRDLLAVKSNIEGNALNSETPETFWNRMYPLLKHNLFALCALDIAYHDLYSRQKNKKLYELWGYHIENNILSNFTIGIDSVENMLSKMKDTPWPIYKIKLGTKEDLKIIKALRKHTNAVFRIDANCAWSVEETLSNALTLKDLGVEFLEQPLPAEEVDGMKYLYKKSALPLIADESCQKESDVDTCFGLFHGVNIKLVKCGGLTPARRMLHRAQELGMKKMVGCMTESSVGISAIAHLVPELDYVDMDGAILLKQDIAEGVSLKKGKIVYSGLNGTGVKLLDLKPITKHS, encoded by the coding sequence ATGCAACTTATAATACGAACATATAATTTAGAACTCCGGCATACTTTTCGTATTTCCAGACAGTCCTTTGATCATAAAAAAGTGATGGTTGTCGAATTAAAAGACGGGACCATCTCGGGATATGGAGAAGCCTCTGAAAATCCATATTATAACCATAATCTGGGAGATATGATTAGGGATCTTCTTGCCGTGAAGTCCAATATTGAAGGAAATGCTTTAAATTCTGAAACTCCTGAAACTTTTTGGAATAGGATGTATCCCCTATTAAAACATAATCTATTTGCATTATGTGCTCTTGACATCGCTTATCATGATCTTTATTCCCGTCAGAAAAACAAAAAATTATATGAACTTTGGGGATATCATATTGAAAACAATATACTTTCAAATTTCACCATAGGTATTGATTCCGTTGAAAATATGCTTTCAAAAATGAAAGATACCCCCTGGCCAATCTATAAGATCAAGCTTGGTACAAAGGAAGATCTGAAAATTATAAAGGCGCTTCGAAAGCATACGAATGCTGTATTTAGAATTGATGCTAACTGTGCCTGGAGCGTAGAAGAAACCCTTAGCAACGCGCTTACACTCAAAGATCTTGGAGTTGAGTTTTTGGAACAACCTCTTCCCGCCGAGGAAGTGGATGGTATGAAATATTTGTATAAAAAATCTGCTTTGCCATTAATAGCAGACGAAAGTTGTCAAAAAGAATCTGATGTTGATACTTGTTTTGGATTATTTCATGGTGTCAACATAAAGCTTGTAAAATGTGGCGGGCTAACTCCTGCCAGGCGAATGCTTCATCGTGCACAAGAGCTGGGGATGAAGAAAATGGTGGGTTGTATGACAGAATCCTCTGTTGGAATATCAGCAATTGCACATTTGGTTCCTGAACTCGATTATGTAGATATGGATGGCGCAATCTTGCTCAAACAGGATATAGCTGAAGGAGTTTCCCTGAAAAAAGGAAAGATCGTATACTCAGGTCTTAACGGAACCGGAGTAAAACTTCTTGATTTAAAACCGATTACTAAACATTCATGA
- the aspS gene encoding aspartate--tRNA ligase — protein sequence MYRSHNNGELRLEHEGMEVLLSGWVQKVRDKGFMVWVDLRDRYGITQLIFDGERTDSEIVDKARSLGREFVIQIKGKVIEREAKNDQMPTGNIEILVSELNILNEAKVPPFTIENETDGGDELRMKYRYLDIRRKPVRDNLIFRSNVTMEVRNYLSKEGFIDVETPYLIKSTPEGARDFVVPSRMNEGQFYALPQSPQTFKQLLMVGGLDKYFQIVKCFRDEDLRADRQPEFTQIDCEMAFVEQEDILNTFEGLVRHLLKEINGVKVADFPRMSYEEAIKTYGNDKPDIRFDMKFGELNNLAQGKGFGVFDSQELVVGIAVPGCSEFSRKQLDQIIDFVKTPQVGAKGLVWVKCNKDGSFKSSVDKFFDQEQLKSWSEELGASAGDLLLVMAGEADKTRTQLSTLRMEMAEQLGLRKPDEFAPLWVVDFPLLEWDEDTKRYHAMHHPFTSPKPEDLELLDTNPGKVRANAYDMVLNGNEIGGGSIRIFDKETQSRMFDLLGFSKEEAQEQFGFLMNAFEYGAPPHGGLAFGLDRLVAIMGGQETIRDFIAFPKNNSGRDVMIEAPSMIDEDQLKELHLKLNLK from the coding sequence ATGTACAGAAGTCATAATAACGGAGAGTTAAGACTGGAACATGAAGGAATGGAAGTTCTATTGTCAGGATGGGTTCAGAAAGTCAGAGACAAGGGGTTCATGGTATGGGTAGATCTTCGAGACAGATACGGGATAACACAGTTAATATTTGATGGTGAAAGAACGGATTCTGAAATCGTTGATAAGGCGAGAAGCCTGGGTCGGGAATTTGTGATTCAGATCAAAGGAAAGGTTATTGAAAGGGAGGCAAAGAATGATCAGATGCCAACTGGAAATATTGAGATACTTGTTTCTGAACTGAACATTTTAAACGAGGCAAAAGTACCTCCGTTCACCATAGAGAATGAAACGGATGGGGGGGATGAACTACGAATGAAGTACAGATATCTTGATATCCGCAGAAAACCGGTGCGAGATAACCTAATTTTTCGTTCAAATGTAACGATGGAAGTCAGAAATTATCTTTCTAAAGAAGGTTTTATCGATGTGGAAACGCCTTATCTTATAAAATCGACTCCTGAAGGAGCCCGTGATTTTGTTGTGCCTTCGAGAATGAATGAGGGCCAGTTCTATGCATTGCCTCAATCCCCACAGACTTTTAAACAATTACTAATGGTAGGGGGACTTGATAAATATTTTCAAATTGTCAAATGTTTCAGGGATGAGGATTTAAGGGCTGACAGGCAACCTGAATTCACACAGATAGATTGTGAAATGGCATTCGTGGAGCAGGAAGATATTCTCAATACTTTTGAGGGATTGGTCCGACACTTGTTAAAGGAAATCAATGGAGTCAAGGTAGCGGATTTCCCAAGAATGAGCTATGAGGAAGCTATAAAAACTTATGGAAACGACAAGCCGGATATCAGGTTTGATATGAAGTTTGGAGAATTAAATAATTTAGCTCAGGGAAAAGGTTTCGGAGTTTTTGACTCACAGGAACTAGTCGTTGGAATAGCCGTACCGGGATGTTCTGAGTTTTCAAGAAAGCAGCTTGACCAGATCATTGATTTCGTTAAAACCCCTCAGGTTGGGGCCAAAGGGCTGGTTTGGGTAAAATGTAACAAAGATGGAAGTTTTAAATCTTCAGTGGATAAATTCTTTGATCAGGAACAGCTAAAGAGCTGGTCAGAGGAGCTCGGTGCTTCAGCCGGTGATTTGCTTTTGGTCATGGCAGGAGAAGCTGATAAAACAAGAACACAATTGAGCACACTCCGGATGGAGATGGCCGAACAGTTAGGCTTGAGAAAGCCTGATGAATTTGCACCGCTCTGGGTGGTTGATTTCCCGTTATTGGAATGGGATGAGGACACAAAAAGGTATCATGCCATGCATCACCCTTTCACTTCCCCAAAGCCGGAAGATCTTGAATTACTGGATACCAATCCCGGAAAAGTTCGTGCCAATGCCTATGATATGGTATTAAACGGAAACGAAATTGGAGGAGGATCGATTCGTATTTTTGATAAAGAAACCCAGTCGAGGATGTTTGACCTTCTTGGATTCTCAAAGGAAGAAGCTCAGGAACAATTTGGGTTTTTAATGAATGCATTTGAATACGGGGCACCACCGCATGGTGGACTTGCATTCGGTTTGGACAGGCTGGTAGCAATTATGGGCGGTCAGGAAACAATTAGAGATTTTATTGCCTTTCCTAAAAACAATTCCGGACGGGATGTAATGATAGAAGCTCCATCGATGATCGATGAAGATCAGTTGAAAGAGCTACATTTAAAATTGAATTTAAAATAA
- a CDS encoding OsmC family protein has product MAQEIKTQWLGNMLFNADTLGGNFKIDAAAESGGQGKGVRPKALMLTSLAGCTGMDMVSLLKKMRAEVDDMEINVSGELTDEHPKFYNKVTLEYIFYGKDLKKDKIEKAIKLSADKYCGVMEMFRQFAEITTVVKYKEKKSS; this is encoded by the coding sequence ATGGCACAGGAAATAAAAACACAATGGCTTGGCAATATGCTCTTTAATGCCGATACTTTAGGGGGTAATTTTAAGATTGACGCTGCGGCTGAATCAGGTGGTCAAGGAAAAGGCGTACGGCCAAAGGCATTAATGCTGACTTCACTTGCGGGCTGCACGGGTATGGATATGGTCTCCCTACTCAAAAAAATGAGAGCTGAAGTAGATGATATGGAAATCAATGTTTCGGGAGAATTGACCGATGAGCACCCTAAATTTTATAACAAGGTAACTTTGGAATATATCTTTTATGGTAAGGACCTGAAAAAAGATAAAATAGAAAAAGCGATAAAACTTTCAGCAGATAAATATTGTGGTGTTATGGAAATGTTTCGGCAATTTGCCGAAATTACGACTGTGGTAAAGTACAAAGAAAAAAAGAGCTCCTGA
- the glpQ gene encoding glycerophosphodiester phosphodiesterase → MKFILILALLLFSNCAMPEDQFAEKIVIAHRGASGYLPEHTMESKAMAFAMGPDYIEQDIVLSKDDVPIVIHDIFLEEVTNVKTIFPERNRSDGRYYVIDFTLAELKSLTVHERIHLGTGKTVFPNRYPLEDSHFRLHTLSEEISMIQGLNKSTGKNIGIYPEIKNPGFHKENGKDISSIVLKVLDSTGYSKKTDPCILQCFDAIELRRIREELDSDLFLTQLMELPEGFENLETYSSYADAIGPSIEQLILYAHGKSDAEKKSLIQRSRDLNLKIHAYTFRKDEHPNFETFEKLLDFSFRELDIDGGFTDFPDAVKEYFK, encoded by the coding sequence TTGAAATTCATTCTAATATTAGCCTTATTACTTTTTTCCAACTGTGCCATGCCTGAAGATCAATTTGCTGAAAAAATAGTTATTGCCCATAGAGGGGCTTCCGGTTATCTGCCTGAGCACACTATGGAGTCAAAGGCAATGGCTTTTGCCATGGGCCCTGATTATATTGAACAGGACATTGTCCTGAGCAAAGACGATGTCCCCATTGTTATTCATGACATTTTTCTGGAAGAAGTAACCAACGTTAAAACTATTTTTCCGGAAAGAAACCGGTCAGATGGTCGATACTATGTGATCGATTTTACGCTTGCCGAATTAAAATCGCTTACGGTTCATGAACGAATTCATCTCGGCACCGGGAAAACAGTTTTCCCGAACAGGTATCCATTGGAGGATTCCCATTTCAGGCTGCATACTCTTTCAGAAGAGATTTCCATGATCCAGGGATTGAATAAAAGTACCGGTAAGAATATCGGCATCTATCCTGAGATCAAAAATCCCGGGTTTCATAAAGAAAACGGCAAAGATATTTCAAGTATCGTATTAAAGGTCTTGGATTCAACTGGATATTCAAAGAAGACGGATCCATGTATTTTACAGTGCTTTGACGCTATTGAATTAAGGAGAATCAGGGAAGAACTGGATTCAGATCTTTTCCTTACCCAACTGATGGAGTTACCTGAAGGATTTGAAAATCTTGAAACCTATAGTTCTTATGCCGATGCCATAGGGCCGTCAATTGAGCAGCTTATCCTTTATGCCCACGGGAAGTCCGATGCTGAGAAAAAATCCCTCATTCAACGCTCCAGAGATCTTAATCTTAAGATTCACGCTTATACTTTCAGAAAAGATGAACATCCGAATTTTGAAACTTTTGAGAAACTTTTAGATTTTTCATTCAGGGAACTGGATATAGATGGCGGATTTACAGACTTTCCGGATGCTGTCAAGGAATATTTTAAGTAG
- a CDS encoding UpxY family transcription antiterminator encodes MSLSQNEEKYEWFAIFTKPRSEKKVYERMQQHDIEAFLPTIKTVRQWSDRKKTIELPLIPSYIFVYMEEKDLYKTLPIQGTVSVLKHLGKPAKIRPLEIENLRILSGNSESHQVSNCINVTAGDDVEVTNGPFMGLIATCIKEGNNHRVVVKIDSLGSCFNVNIPLSFLRKIEKKEFIKA; translated from the coding sequence ATGAGTTTAAGTCAGAATGAAGAAAAGTATGAGTGGTTTGCCATTTTTACGAAACCAAGGTCGGAGAAAAAGGTTTATGAGCGGATGCAGCAGCATGACATTGAGGCTTTTCTGCCTACGATAAAGACGGTAAGACAATGGAGTGACAGAAAAAAAACTATAGAACTTCCCCTGATACCTTCTTATATTTTCGTTTATATGGAGGAAAAGGACCTTTATAAAACCTTGCCAATTCAAGGCACGGTAAGTGTTTTGAAACATCTCGGCAAACCGGCAAAGATCAGGCCTCTGGAAATAGAAAACCTTAGAATTTTAAGTGGCAATTCAGAGAGCCATCAGGTTTCAAATTGCATCAATGTTACTGCCGGCGATGATGTTGAAGTTACAAATGGCCCTTTCATGGGACTTATAGCTACCTGTATCAAGGAAGGGAACAACCATAGAGTTGTAGTAAAAATTGATTCCCTTGGAAGCTGTTTTAATGTCAATATTCCATTGAGTTTTTTAAGAAAAATTGAGAAAAAAGAATTTATAAAAGCATAA
- a CDS encoding chloride channel protein, producing the protein MPTLKKLRKRFFKWRYKHITNQQFIYALSILVGFLAGLGTVIIKNLTHFIQSLLQGKIIVDYHHSLYFIFPLIGLILVYLIQKYVIRRKIGHAIPSTLFSLSKRKGLIERYKMYASLITAPLTVGFGGSVGLQGPAINTGAAVASNIAQYFHVSARNRSLLIGCASAGAVASMFKAPIAAVIFAVEIFSLDLAFASMIPLLLASVSAVITSYLFLGSEILFSFEIQDKFSIDDILFYVVLGIGSAIASVYFSKMYFWITGLFDRIHGEVKKLFIGGIIIGILLFFIPPLYGEGFDLINNLLRGNHMKAIGSIPFAQVVEENIWMIILLLIGITVFKAVAMTVTFSAGGVGGIFIPTLVMGSALGNVYAKVVNNLGWDFSISESNFTLIGMTGLMAGVLHAPLTAIFLIADITGGYELFVPLMIVSAISFSLTRYYVSNSIYTMELAKKGELLTHNKDKNVLMMMEKSKLIERDFVKIKPEYNLGEMLNKAVTKSKRNIFPVVNEKNEFLGILLLDDIRNIMFDQNMYDKVQVEELMHRAPDIIFHEKDNMETIMEKFKQTGAWNLPVVKKGEYHGFISKSKLLTAYRRQLIEVTT; encoded by the coding sequence ATGCCAACCCTGAAAAAGCTTAGAAAAAGATTTTTTAAATGGAGATATAAGCATATCACCAATCAGCAGTTTATTTATGCACTGAGTATTTTAGTCGGTTTTTTGGCGGGTCTTGGGACTGTGATCATAAAGAATCTAACGCATTTTATCCAATCGTTGCTTCAGGGTAAAATCATCGTGGATTACCATCACAGTCTGTATTTTATTTTTCCTTTGATTGGATTGATCCTTGTTTATCTTATCCAAAAATATGTTATCCGAAGAAAGATAGGCCATGCCATTCCATCTACCTTGTTTTCCTTGTCCAAGAGAAAGGGCCTGATTGAAAGATACAAGATGTATGCCTCCCTGATCACGGCTCCTTTAACAGTTGGATTCGGAGGTTCCGTCGGTTTACAGGGCCCGGCAATTAACACGGGAGCGGCGGTGGCTTCGAATATTGCACAATATTTTCATGTCAGTGCGAGAAACAGGTCATTATTGATCGGATGTGCTTCGGCAGGGGCGGTTGCTTCGATGTTTAAGGCTCCGATTGCGGCTGTAATTTTTGCCGTTGAGATCTTCAGTCTGGACCTTGCTTTTGCTTCCATGATTCCGTTATTACTGGCTTCGGTTTCGGCAGTTATCACCTCCTACCTTTTTCTGGGATCTGAAATACTCTTTAGTTTCGAAATTCAAGACAAGTTTTCAATAGATGATATTCTGTTCTATGTGGTTTTGGGAATTGGATCCGCCATAGCTTCCGTATATTTTTCGAAGATGTATTTTTGGATCACGGGGCTTTTTGACAGAATACACGGAGAGGTAAAAAAATTATTTATCGGAGGAATAATCATCGGGATTCTGTTGTTTTTTATTCCACCACTCTACGGGGAGGGTTTTGATCTGATCAATAATCTTTTACGAGGCAATCACATGAAAGCAATTGGCAGTATTCCGTTTGCTCAGGTTGTGGAGGAAAATATCTGGATGATCATACTCCTGCTAATCGGCATAACTGTTTTTAAGGCTGTCGCGATGACTGTAACCTTCTCAGCGGGAGGGGTCGGAGGGATATTTATTCCGACTCTTGTGATGGGGAGTGCACTTGGAAATGTTTACGCGAAAGTGGTAAACAATCTTGGATGGGATTTTTCAATTTCTGAATCAAACTTCACACTTATTGGAATGACAGGCCTTATGGCCGGGGTGCTTCATGCTCCCTTGACCGCGATCTTCCTTATTGCCGATATCACGGGAGGATATGAATTGTTCGTTCCACTGATGATCGTTTCGGCGATTTCCTTCTCGCTGACCCGCTATTATGTTTCAAATTCCATATATACGATGGAGCTGGCAAAAAAAGGAGAATTACTCACACATAATAAGGATAAGAACGTGTTGATGATGATGGAAAAAAGTAAACTTATCGAGAGAGATTTCGTCAAGATCAAACCGGAATACAATCTGGGCGAAATGTTGAATAAAGCCGTCACAAAATCAAAGCGGAATATCTTTCCTGTAGTCAATGAAAAAAATGAATTTCTGGGAATTCTGCTACTTGATGACATTCGAAACATTATGTTTGACCAGAATATGTATGACAAGGTCCAGGTAGAGGAACTCATGCATAGGGCTCCTGATATTATTTTTCATGAAAAGGATAATATGGAGACTATTATGGAGAAATTTAAACAGACCGGAGCCTGGAATTTGCCCGTTGTGAAAAAAGGAGAATACCACGGATTCATTTCCAAATCCAAGCTGCTGACAGCCTACAGGAGGCAATTAATTGAGGTTACTACTTAA